CTTCTTGAGGGCGTCGACGGAGAGCGGGTGCGCGATGAGgcgtcggaggcggcggtgttCGTCGCCGTTGGTGGTCAGCAGGCTGGTGGGGCCCAGCACCTGCTTGCCGGTGTAGAACAGGTTCAGGCTCACGACGCCGTCTTTCCCCGACAGCAGGATcttcgccgcctccctccccgtCATGAACACCGTCGTCCTCCCCAGCACGTACGTCTTGAACACCTTCCCAAAcctgaaataaaaaaatcaatttatCATTGCATTCAATTTCAATATCATGGCATTTTGTATGCATTATTTATATATCGTTCAGGTTTCGTTCTTGatcggcctctgcatcgactgCTGCACGGAGAGGATGAACTGGTTACCGTTTCTGGCGGTCACGCATGAAGCTGAGGATGCCGGAGGGGTTGGAGAAGGCAGCGATGAAGGCGAAGGTCTCACCGACGACGGGCCACCCCATCGTGCCGGGTATGCCGTGCATCGCCTCCGAAGGCCGCCTCCATGACCGCGTCATCCACCACGCTCCCGCCACGAGCCCAcagaccgccgccaccaacacggccgccgccattgtTGCCAGGAATCCAACTCTCCACCAACAAGCAGCTTCGGTCTCTAATACAGAGCAAGTAATTTAAGCTGCACAACTCATGGATATGGATCGCCCTTTATATATACTATCCTCTTGCGTTTTGTCTTGTGTTTCATGTTCTTGTTTTGTGGGCGTTGCACCCAAGAGGGAGCCATTTGGTGCTATGCCAAGGGATCACTCGACTTCCATTGTGATCTGCTCAGCGTTAGCTCCTTGTCTTGTTGCTAGTTTGTCCCATTTGTGATCAGCTCAAGCTTTAGCCTTTGTAATGttgcttgtcttttttttcttttctttctaatCTTCTTCTTGTCTGAGGAAGCAGAGCCAAAatattgattctttccttagTTCTTAGTATATTATAGTGGTAGTTGTTGTGACGGCTCCAAAGAAAGTATTTTGTGGACTTGTAGAGTACGCGTGTGACATCTGCATGAAGCTCAGCTTCGTTTCTTTTCAAGTCGTGTCACAAATTAAGCACCACAGACATGCTTTGATAATTAAGGACTATCAATT
This is a stretch of genomic DNA from Brachypodium distachyon strain Bd21 chromosome 1, Brachypodium_distachyon_v3.0, whole genome shotgun sequence. It encodes these proteins:
- the LOC112269932 gene encoding cytochrome P450 26B1-like: MAAAVLVAAVCGLVAGAWWMTRSWRRPSEAMHGIPGTMGWPVVGETFAFIAAFSNPSGILSFMRDRQKRFGKVFKTYVLGRTTVFMTGREAAKILLSGKDGVVSLNLFYTGKQVLGPTSLLTTNGDEHRRLRRLIAHPLSVDALKKHFSFINALAIQTLSSWSSGRRILVLNEASSVKIIVSCFNSK